One region of Corvus moneduloides isolate bCorMon1 chromosome 1, bCorMon1.pri, whole genome shotgun sequence genomic DNA includes:
- the LOC116442362 gene encoding LOW QUALITY PROTEIN: uncharacterized protein LOC116442362 (The sequence of the model RefSeq protein was modified relative to this genomic sequence to represent the inferred CDS: inserted 1 base in 1 codon; substituted 1 base at 1 genomic stop codon), producing the protein MPGHATVVENLETAETVRFIVLGSEAHRRRLLFSKCGQQDQGSDCPLVLSTGEATPRVLCSVLGPLTTSKILRXLECVQRRVIELMEGLEHKSDEEQLRELGVFSLEKRRLRRDLITLCNNRKGGCSKVKESVSPPKHQETGXGNGLILCQGRLRLDIMKNFFRKRVVKHWNRLPREVVESASLEVFKSHVHVVFRDTAVLG; encoded by the exons ATGCCTGGCCACGCCACTGTTGTGGAAAACTTGGAAACCGCAGAGACTGTTCGTTTCATTGTCCTGGGAAGTGAAGCCCATAGGAGAAGGCTGCTGTTTTCCAAA tgtggccagcaggaccagggcagtgattgtcccctggtactcagcactggtgaggccacacctcgagtgctgtgttcagttctgggccccctCACCACAAGTAAAatattga ggctggagtgtgtccagagaagggtaaTAGAGTtgatggaggggctggagcacaagtctgatgaggagcaactgagggagctgggagtgtttagcctggagaaaaggaggctcaggagggaccttatcactctctgtAACAACCGGAAAGGAGGGTGTAGTAAGGTAAAAGAGTCAGTCTCTCCTCCTAAACATCAGGAGACAGGATGAGGAAATGGCCTCAtattgtgccaggggaggttgaGATTGgatattatgaaaaatttcttcagaaaaagggtggtcaagcactggaacaggctgcccagagaagtggttgagtcagcatccctggaggtatttaagagTCATGTACATGTGGTGTTTAGGGACacggcagtgctgggttaa